One window of the Rhipicephalus sanguineus isolate Rsan-2018 chromosome 2, BIME_Rsan_1.4, whole genome shotgun sequence genome contains the following:
- the LOC119381403 gene encoding uncharacterized protein LOC119381403, whose product MARVLKAFVLWNAVSLLWCCGGNLVGLRYPPKWLYYTNILYDFYRTYETSGDSSVAAPLSVHVEGSRMSEGRTTGEVTAQSLFKSAETTIKTRSQALGPKLRRQPVDPAEDCTNTILLAGTMTAKSGGRTRRHSVATAEDGTTTIAGKKSGKTGGRLRRQSRGPAEDCTTTILPAMSKSSKMSGRSRKQSVAGVGRANVTAKAVKPPAATSKVQPVTTTAASRIRKPATQGSRRQSIFGASGIQTDGKKSRRQSIGAAAGASATADTTRKSGSRRQSVDAGTLGRSSVGSTPPLQTSRRQSAAGATAPAVAQLVAARKARRRSLRSEDAAGIAAFAASKKPTGQSRRQSITAVETKDALQPSDTSPLCPGSEDRL is encoded by the coding sequence CTCTACTACACCAACATTCTGTATGATTTCTATCGGACGTACGAGACCAGCGGCGACAGCTCCGTTGCGGCTCCCCTGAGTGTGCATGTCGAAGGCAGCCGAATGTCTGAGGGTCGCACAACAGGCGAAGTCACTGCCCAGTCCCTGTTCAAATCTGCGGAAACCACAATCAAGACGAGGTCACAGGCTCTCGGCCCCAAGTTGCGGCGCCAACCTGTGGATCCTGCTGAAGACTGCACCAACACTATTCTCCTAGCAGGGACCATGACAGCGAAATCAGGCGGCCGTACGCGGAGACACTCCGTGGCCACCGCTGAAGACGGCACCACCACAATAGCAGGAAAAAAGTCCGGCAAGACTGGTGGGCGTTTGCGGCGGCAGTCTCGGGGTCCCGCTGAAGACTGCACCACCACCATCCTACCGGCGATGTCGAAGTCCAGCAAAATGAGTGGCCGTTCGCGGAAGCAGTCGGTGGCCGGCGTGGGACGCGCGAACGTGACGGCAAAGGCTGTCAAACCACCGGCAGCCACGTCGAAAGTGCAGCCCGTTACAACCACTGCAGCTTCCAGGATTCGCAAGCCAGCCACTCAGGGGTCCCGTCGACAGTCCATCTTTGGCGCCAGTGGTATCCAGACTGACGGCAAAAAATCTCGGCGGCAGTCCATCGGCGCCGCTGCTGGAGCGAGTGCCACGGCGGACACGACACGGAAGTCGGGTTCGAGGCGGCAATCTGTGGATGCTGGGACCCTTGGTCGTAGCAGCGTTGGTTCCACGCCTCCGCTTCAGACGTCGCGGAGGCAGTCTGCCGCAGGCGCCACCGCACCGGCAGTAGCGCAACTGGTCGCCGCCAGAAAGGCTCGCCGCAGATCCCTAAGGAGTGAAGACGCTGCCGGCATCGCCGCTTTTGCCGCGTCCAAGAAGCCTACAGGGCAGTCCCGCCGGCAGTCTATCACCGCCGTGGAAACCAAGGATGCGTTACAACCGTCCGACACGTCTCCACTGTGCCCTGGTAGCGAGGACAGGCTATAA